Genomic window (Caldinitratiruptor microaerophilus):
GCAGGTCCGTGTAGCGCCGGGTCCGCTCGACCAGCGGCGCGAAGCGGTCGGAGAGCGATTCCCGGGCCCCCGTGACCCCGAGGAGGGACACGCAGTAGACGAAGCCGCTCGCCTCCCGGACGATGGCTGCCACCCGCTCGGCGGGCGTGGTGGGGGCGACCAGCGGGATGAGGTCGACCCCGGCCTCGCGGAGGTGGCCGCGCAGGGGCCCGGCCTCCTCGTGGGGCAGGTCGGGAACGATCACCCCGTCGACCCCCGCCTCCGCGGCCGCCCGGGCGAACGCGGCGTAGCCCTGGCGCAGCACCGGGTTCGTGTAGGTCATGAGGGCGATCGGCACCTCCACCCCGCGGGCCCGCAGCCGGCGCACCAGGTCCAGCACCCCCGCGGGCGTCATCCCCGCCCGCAGGGCACGCTGCCCTGCCGCCTGGATCACCGGGCCGTCGGCGAGGGGGTCGGAGAAGGGGACGCCGAGCTCGATCACGTCGGCCCCCGCCCCAGCCACGGTCTCGACGAGGTCCAGCGAGGCCTCCGGGTCCGGGTCGCCCGCCATCAGGTACACGATCAGGGCCTTGCGG
Coding sequences:
- the trpA gene encoding tryptophan synthase subunit alpha is translated as MTAAPENRIGRRLGQLRREGRKALIVYLMAGDPDPEASLDLVETVAGAGADVIELGVPFSDPLADGPVIQAAGQRALRAGMTPAGVLDLVRRLRARGVEVPIALMTYTNPVLRQGYAAFARAAAEAGVDGVIVPDLPHEEAGPLRGHLREAGVDLIPLVAPTTPAERVAAIVREASGFVYCVSLLGVTGARESLSDRFAPLVERTRRYTDLPVAVGFGIRDAEQARAVAEVADAVIVGSAVVRLCGETADPALRLRRVGEFVRGLREALGA